Proteins from one Streptomyces sp. NBC_00390 genomic window:
- a CDS encoding SUMF1/EgtB/PvdO family nonheme iron enzyme, whose protein sequence is MPLVTKWTGREVKALREAVRMSLMEFAEKLGVSDRIVSRWEADGERATLRMVNQAALDTLLAKADKDAQGRFVGILSVDDVPAHAIIEPDTDYTSSGDYVKHPGDGKLMAYVPEGIFLSGEDDDPVWVDEFYIDTFPTTNADYARFCAATRHPVPEHWENGRCPRDLYDHPVVHVTWQDAQAYAAWAGKSLPTAEQWEKAARGTSGRTFPWGDQKTAAKCNVRETGVERTTSVSRYHSGVSPYGVYDMVGNVWEWLGTPTTPGRYELRGSAFTSPLFRGVPAIPNDANDTMHDDDTGFRCVATPENTEPQKR, encoded by the coding sequence ATGCCACTCGTTACGAAATGGACCGGACGCGAAGTCAAGGCGCTGCGTGAAGCCGTACGCATGAGCCTTATGGAGTTCGCCGAGAAGCTCGGGGTGTCCGATCGCATCGTCTCCCGCTGGGAGGCAGACGGCGAACGGGCCACACTTCGCATGGTGAACCAAGCGGCCTTAGACACCTTGCTTGCCAAGGCAGATAAGGATGCCCAAGGTCGCTTCGTCGGAATCTTGTCGGTGGATGACGTCCCTGCCCACGCCATCATCGAGCCTGACACCGACTACACGAGCAGCGGCGACTACGTGAAGCATCCCGGAGACGGGAAGCTCATGGCCTACGTCCCAGAGGGAATCTTCCTGTCTGGGGAGGATGACGACCCGGTGTGGGTGGACGAATTCTACATAGACACGTTCCCGACCACCAATGCTGACTACGCGCGATTCTGTGCGGCCACTCGGCACCCTGTGCCTGAGCACTGGGAGAACGGCCGATGTCCCCGGGATCTGTACGACCACCCTGTCGTGCATGTGACTTGGCAGGATGCGCAGGCGTACGCGGCATGGGCGGGGAAGTCGCTACCGACGGCCGAGCAGTGGGAGAAGGCAGCGCGCGGTACCTCCGGGCGCACTTTCCCGTGGGGGGATCAGAAGACTGCCGCGAAGTGCAATGTCCGGGAGACCGGCGTGGAGCGCACGACGTCGGTCTCCCGATACCACAGCGGGGTCTCGCCCTACGGGGTTTACGACATGGTGGGCAACGTGTGGGAGTGGCTAGGAACGCCGACAACGCCCGGTCGCTACGAACTCCGTGGAAGCGCCTTCACGAGCCCTCTGTTCCGGGGAGTGCCGGCCATCCCTAACGATGCCAACGACACGATGCACGACGATGACACCGGGTTCCGATGCGTGGCGACGCCGGAGAACACGGAGCCCCAGAAGCGGTGA
- a CDS encoding TetR/AcrR family transcriptional regulator, giving the protein MGSLRAGLIATQIVGMVMNRCIWQVGDIATLPADTVTDLLAPTIQHYLAETLPTKLGDG; this is encoded by the coding sequence GTGGGCTCTCTGCGCGCCGGCCTCATCGCCACCCAGATCGTCGGCATGGTCATGAACCGCTGCATCTGGCAGGTCGGCGACATCGCCACCCTCCCCGCCGACACCGTCACCGACCTCCTTGCCCCCACCATCCAGCACTACCTCGCCGAGACCCTGCCCACGAAGCTCGGCGACGGCTGA
- a CDS encoding helix-turn-helix domain-containing protein has translation MTTVALAVTEGMLHFELSLACEVFGAKPTSVADPWYRLSVCGPSAVRVDRFGLEPEHGLDQLPRADTVIVPGWADVDQEPPAELIDAVRAAHEAGARVASLCTGAFVLAAAGLLDGKRATTHWAHTQELAKRHPRVTVDPDVLYVDNGSVLTSAGKAAAMDLCLHLVRLDHGSSIANRLARRLVVPPHRDGGQAQFVTTPVPAPGNHPLAELLPWVIQRLDEPLTVEDLARQARMSSRNLGRHFRSVTGTTPLQWLLTQRIRHAQELLETTDGTIDTIAAATGMGTATTLRRHFARTVGVPPDTYRRTFRSQTRPGPNHGGRHHQREA, from the coding sequence ATGACTACTGTCGCGCTGGCCGTCACGGAGGGGATGCTGCATTTCGAGCTGTCCCTGGCATGCGAGGTCTTCGGTGCCAAACCGACCAGCGTGGCAGACCCCTGGTACCGCCTCTCGGTCTGCGGACCGAGCGCCGTACGGGTCGACCGCTTCGGGCTGGAGCCCGAGCACGGACTCGACCAACTTCCCCGCGCCGACACCGTGATCGTCCCGGGCTGGGCCGACGTCGACCAGGAGCCGCCGGCCGAACTGATCGACGCGGTGCGCGCGGCCCACGAGGCGGGCGCACGCGTGGCCTCCCTGTGCACGGGCGCCTTCGTGCTGGCCGCCGCCGGCCTGCTGGACGGCAAGCGTGCCACCACGCACTGGGCACACACCCAGGAGCTGGCCAAGCGCCACCCCCGGGTGACGGTGGACCCGGACGTCCTCTACGTGGACAACGGCAGTGTGCTCACCTCCGCCGGCAAAGCCGCCGCCATGGACCTGTGCCTGCACCTCGTCCGCCTCGACCACGGCTCGTCGATCGCCAACAGGCTCGCCCGCCGCCTGGTCGTGCCGCCGCACCGCGACGGCGGCCAGGCCCAGTTCGTGACCACCCCCGTCCCCGCCCCCGGCAACCATCCGCTCGCCGAACTCCTCCCCTGGGTGATCCAACGGCTGGACGAGCCGCTCACCGTGGAGGACCTGGCCCGCCAGGCACGGATGAGCTCGCGCAACCTGGGCCGCCACTTCAGGTCGGTGACCGGCACCACCCCGCTGCAGTGGCTGCTCACCCAACGCATCCGCCACGCACAGGAGTTGCTGGAGACCACCGACGGCACCATCGACACCATCGCGGCGGCCACCGGCATGGGCACCGCCACCACCCTGCGCCGACACTTCGCTCGGACGGTAGGCGTGCCGCCGGACACCTACCGCCGCACCTTCCGCTCACAGACCCGCCCCGGCCCGAACCACGGCGGGCGACACCACCAGCGCGAGGCATAG
- a CDS encoding saccharopine dehydrogenase family protein, producing MGPGLTVAVFGAYGHTGRFVVAELRERGFLPVLSGRDADKLKALAHETGLDARPASVDDPASLDRALAGVAAVINCAGPFASTTAPVIEAALRAGIPYLDVAAEIEANLDTFAHFADRAQEAGAVIVPAMAFFGGLGDLLATAAMGDWTTADEAHIAYGLSNWHPTAGTRLSGAVSRERRGDRRIRYTNGQWEHRTDAPPTLEWRFPDPMGPRSVIGEFTMADVVTVPSHLSIPDVRTYMTVQAARDIVAPDTPTPAATDERGRSAQTFLVDVVVRSGDAERRAMAHGQDIYAVTAPLVVEAVYRILTGRTHAVGVASAGAIFDAPDFLRALSPHITLELHL from the coding sequence ATGGGACCGGGACTCACGGTGGCGGTGTTCGGCGCGTACGGGCACACCGGGCGGTTCGTCGTGGCAGAGCTGAGGGAGCGTGGGTTTCTCCCGGTGCTGTCCGGCCGCGACGCCGACAAGCTGAAGGCGCTGGCACACGAAACCGGGCTGGACGCCCGCCCGGCGTCGGTCGACGACCCGGCCTCGCTCGACCGCGCACTGGCCGGCGTGGCGGCCGTGATCAACTGCGCCGGGCCCTTCGCCTCGACGACTGCCCCGGTGATCGAGGCGGCGCTGCGGGCAGGGATCCCGTATCTGGACGTTGCGGCCGAGATCGAGGCCAACCTCGACACCTTCGCGCACTTCGCCGACAGGGCGCAGGAGGCGGGAGCGGTGATCGTCCCGGCGATGGCCTTCTTCGGTGGTCTGGGCGACCTGCTGGCCACCGCGGCGATGGGTGACTGGACCACGGCCGACGAGGCGCACATCGCGTACGGGCTGAGCAACTGGCACCCCACCGCCGGGACGCGTCTGTCGGGCGCGGTGTCCCGGGAGCGGCGCGGCGATCGGCGCATCCGTTACACCAACGGACAGTGGGAGCACCGCACCGACGCCCCGCCCACCCTGGAGTGGCGCTTCCCCGACCCGATGGGCCCCCGGTCTGTCATCGGGGAGTTCACGATGGCCGACGTCGTGACCGTGCCCAGCCACCTGTCCATCCCCGACGTGCGCACCTACATGACGGTCCAGGCCGCCCGGGACATCGTGGCTCCGGACACGCCGACTCCGGCCGCGACCGACGAGCGTGGACGGTCCGCTCAGACCTTCCTCGTCGACGTCGTCGTACGCTCGGGCGACGCCGAACGACGCGCCATGGCCCACGGTCAGGACATCTACGCCGTCACCGCACCACTCGTCGTGGAAGCCGTCTACCGCATCCTCACCGGACGCACCCATGCGGTCGGCGTGGCCTCCGCAGGAGCGATCTTCGACGCGCCCGACTTCCTCCGAGCGCTGTCCCCGCACATCACCCTGGAACTGCACCTGTAA
- a CDS encoding bifunctional DNA primase/polymerase, whose protein sequence is MAIIDRQTATLALAHALSAAERGLPVIPLSATKLPALRSPHRDSPEPVLCRGECGLTGHGVHDATTDPAGVRALFAAAPWATGYGIACGRPPHHLIGIDLDTKSQTDSLAALQHLALQHLFTIPATVTVLTPSGGRHLWLTGPSDVVVPNSASRLAPGIDIRGAGGYLVGPGSVTAHGAYRLAPGTADLGPAPCPRPLLRLIAPPVRPHHRTAPPRPAPNQGEGLVQFVLAAQEGQRNTRLFWAACRAYENGFGEALAEALTRAAVQAGLTEHEARATIASAARLHAGRHG, encoded by the coding sequence ATGGCCATCATCGACCGGCAGACCGCCACCCTGGCCCTCGCCCACGCTCTCTCGGCCGCCGAGCGCGGGCTCCCCGTCATCCCTCTCTCCGCGACGAAGCTCCCCGCCCTGCGCTCCCCCCACCGGGACAGCCCCGAGCCGGTCCTGTGCCGGGGCGAATGCGGCCTTACGGGTCATGGCGTCCATGACGCCACCACCGACCCCGCCGGCGTCCGCGCCCTGTTCGCGGCCGCGCCATGGGCCACCGGGTACGGCATCGCATGCGGGCGGCCCCCGCACCACCTGATCGGAATCGACCTGGACACCAAGTCGCAGACCGACTCCCTGGCGGCGCTCCAACACCTTGCACTGCAGCATCTGTTCACGATTCCGGCAACGGTCACCGTCCTCACGCCCAGCGGCGGCCGCCACCTCTGGCTGACCGGCCCCTCCGACGTGGTCGTACCGAACTCGGCGAGCCGCCTCGCTCCCGGCATCGACATCCGCGGCGCCGGCGGCTACCTCGTCGGCCCGGGCTCGGTCACCGCACACGGCGCGTACCGTCTGGCCCCGGGCACGGCCGACCTCGGCCCCGCGCCCTGCCCACGCCCCCTCCTGCGCCTGATCGCACCGCCCGTACGACCGCACCACCGCACAGCACCACCCCGCCCCGCGCCGAACCAGGGCGAGGGCCTGGTCCAGTTCGTGCTCGCCGCGCAGGAAGGTCAGCGCAACACCCGCCTGTTCTGGGCGGCTTGCCGTGCGTACGAGAACGGCTTCGGCGAAGCACTCGCCGAAGCCCTCACCCGGGCCGCGGTCCAGGCGGGCCTCACCGAACACGAAGCCCGCGCGACGATCGCATCGGCCGCCCGCCTCCACGCGGGCCGCCACGGATAA